The following proteins come from a genomic window of Lolium rigidum isolate FL_2022 chromosome 5, APGP_CSIRO_Lrig_0.1, whole genome shotgun sequence:
- the LOC124657407 gene encoding ABC transporter G family member 5-like, with product MKRGGCEVEAGGINHHITVSSRPHPLKIWSRPDDLLLDAAPAVPGDAPPSSMSGSSRCRLVLRNVACRARPGELLAIVGPSGAGKSTLLEVLSGRLHPSNSGHLRVNGTPVDAAALRRLCGYVTQQDVLFPLLTVRETLHFSARLRLGPAAYAPAAVDALVSDLALSRVADARVKDLSGGERRRVSIGVEAVHDPAVLILDEPTSGLDSASALQIVAALRSMADSPRGRTVVLSIHQPGARIVKMFDAVLLLAAGSVLHHGSVDALGSLLADAGLRLPPHVDTVEFAIDSVDDLRVHLHRHQRRDRCTLQQLFHQHKLIQAATDDDDDNSSHGYANSWPREVAVLSQRFFKNVARTRQLFACRTVCMLIAGLALGSIFYDLGDDKAAERVGLFAFLLTFLLSSTTEALPVFLQEREILAKETSSGAYRVSAYAVANAAVFLPFQLVLAAVFATPAYWLTGLRRTAPAFGYFVLLIWLVLYTANSVVVCFAAVAPDFVVGNAAIQGVMGSFFLFSGYFITKSAMPAYWVPMHYLSLFKWPFEAMLLNEFGGRCVARAMGVCVATGDEVLRREGIGEECRWRNVGVMLGFVVFYRVLGYAVLRVRCALTLKGAAARSALSSSSPSCFSSNPKP from the coding sequence CGTTCCAGGCGACGCtcctcctagcagcatgagcggcaGCAGCCGGTGCCGCCTCGTCCTCCGCAACGTCGCCTGCCGCGCCCGCCCCGGCGAGCTCCTCGCCATCGTCGGCCCCAGCGGCGCCGGCAAGTCCACGCTCCTCGAGGTCCTCTCCGGCCGCCTCCACCCCTCCAACAGCGGCCACCTCCGCGTCAACGGCACCCCCGTCGACGCCGCCGCCCTGCGCCGCCTCTGCGGCTACGTCACCCAGCAAGACGTCCTCTTCCCGCTCCTCACCGTCCGCGAGACGCTCCACTTCAGCGCCCGCCTCCGCCTCGGCCCCGCCGCCTACGCCCCGGCCGCCGTCGACGCGCTCGTCTCCGACCTCGCGCTGTCCCGCGTGGCCGACGCCAGGGTCAAGGACCTCTCCGGCGGCGAGCGCCGGCGCGTGTCCATCGGCGTGGAGGCCGTGCACGACCCCGCCGTGCTCATCCTCGACGAGCCCACCTCCGGGCTCGACAGCGCGTCGGCGCTCCAGATCGTCGCGGCGCTGCGCTCTATGGCCGACTCGCCCCGTGGCCGCACCGTGGTGCTCAGCATCCACCAGCCCGGCGCGCGCATCGTCAAGATGTTCGACGCCGTCCTTCTCCTAGCGGCAGGCTCCGTCCTCCACCACGGCAGCGTCGACGCGCTCGGATCCCTACTCGCCGACGCCGGACTCCGCCTGCCGCCGCACGTGGACACCGTGGAGTTCGCCATCGACTCGGTCGACGACCTCCgcgtccacctccaccggcaccagcGCCGCgaccggtgcacgctgcagcagcTCTTCCACCAGCACAAGCTAATACAGGCcgccaccgacgacgacgacgataacAGCAGCCACGGGTACGCCAACTCGTGGCCGCGCGAGGTGGCGGTGCTGTCGCAGCGCTTCTTCAAGAACGTGGCGCGGACGCGGCAGCTCTTCGCGTGCCGCACCGTGTGCATGCTCATCGCCGGCCTCGCCCTCGGCTCCATCTTCTACGACCTGGGCGACGACAAGGCGGCGGAGCGGGTCGGCCTCTTCGCCTTCCTCCTCaccttcctcctctcctccaccaccgagGCGCTCCCGGTGTTCCTGCAGGAGCGCGAGATCCTGGCCAAGGAGACATCCTCGGGCGCCTACCGCGTATCCGCCTACGCCGTCGCCAACGCCGCCGTGTTCCTGCCGTTCCAGCTGGTGCTGGCGGCGGTGTTCGCGACGCCGGCGTACTGGCTGACGGGGCTGCGGCGGACGGCGCCGGCGTTCGGGTACTTCGTGCTGCTCATCTGGCTGGTGCTGTACACGGCAAACTCGGTGGTGGTGTGCTTCGCGGCGGTGGCACCGGACTTCGTGGTGGGGAACGCGGCCATCCAGGGCGTGATGGGttctttcttcctcttctccggctACTTCATCACCAAGTCCGCCATGCCGGCCTACTGGGTGCCCATGCACTACCTGTCGCTGTTCAAGTGGCCGTTCGAGGCGATGCTGCTGAACGAGTTCGGAGGGAGGTGCGTGGCCAGGGCGATGGGCGTGTGCGTGGCGACCGGCGACGAGGTGCTCCGGCGGGAGGGGATCGGGGAGGAGTGCAGGTGGAGGAACGTGGGGGTCATGCTGGGCTTCGTCGTCTTCTACAGGGTGCTCGGCTACGCCGTGCTCAGGGTCAGGTGCGCCCTCACGCTCAAGGGCGCCGCCGCACGATCAGCAttatcctcctcctcgccgtcttGCTTCTCATCTAATCCCAAACCATGA